AGTGGTGCACGCGGTGCGACAGGACGGTCAGCTTCTTGGCCTGGGCATGCCCGTGGCCGGGCAGGGCGAGCGCGGCTGTGCCCGCCGCGCCTGCGAGTGCCAGCACTCGCCGGCGTGTGGGATTACGTAGATTGGCTGACATCCTATTCCTCCCTCCAATAGGTCCTGGAGCCCATGCTCCGTCGTGGGGCTGTCACGGGGCTCTCGCGGCCCCATCAGCCTGTGTTTTCAGGTCGCTGGCTTGTCGGCCTCCGACAGCCTGATCTTGACCCCGGCACCATCACCGACGACGCGCAGGATGCTCGTGAAATCCTCGCGCGGATAGACCTCCGCCGTCTGGGTCAGCAGCTCAAACACCGCCTTGCCGAGCGTGAGCGGCACGCCCATGTCCTCGGCGAAGGCAAGAGCCAGCCGCTGGTCCTTGCGGGCGAGCGGCGTCATGAAGCCGGGGCTGAAGTCGCCAAGGAAGGCCTTGGACGGCATGAGCTTGTGCATCCAGGCATTGTTCGTGCCGGTCGCGCCGCTGATGGCGACGATCATGTCGAGCGGCAGTCCCGCCTTGAGGCCGATGGCGCAGGCCTCGGCGACGGTCGAGACGATGCCGGCGGACAGGAAGTTGTTGACGAGCTTCATGGCGACGCCGTTGCCGATCGGCCCGCAATAGGTAATCGTATCGGCCATCGTGCGCAGGAGCGGCATAGCTTCGTCAACAGTCGCCTTGTCCCCGCCGATCATGAGCGCGAGGGTGCCGGCGCGTGCGTTCTCCACGCCACGCGCCACCGGGCTGTCGATCATCCGGATGCCCCGCTCAGCGAGCCTTTCCGCGACGCGGCGGCTTGTGCCGGGATCGATGGTGCTCATGTCGACATAGAGCGTGCCGGGCTTGGCCGCGGATTCGATACCATCCTGGCCGAGCGTGATCTTCTCCACGTCCGGCGCATCCGGCAGCATGGTGATGATGACATCCGAGGTCCGGGCGAGCTCGGCCACCGAGGCGACGGGCGTGGCGCCTGCCGCTTTGGCCTCCGCCAGCGCCTTCTCGCTGAGATCGAACACTTTCAACTCATAGCCGGCCTTGGCCACATTCAGCGCCATGGGCAGGCCCATGGTGCCGATGCCGATGAAACCGATGACGCTCTGGCCGGGAACAATCGCAGACATTTAAGACCTCACAAGCGGTTCAACGCGTTGTTTCAGTTGGGCGACGGCGTCCCCGGGCTTCATCTGGCCGAGGGCGACCGCCTGGACGGTTTGGGCAAGGATGTCGCCAGCCTCGGTCGCCTTGTCGAAGGCGGGCAGCGGCGGCTTGGCAACGGCGAGGGCGCGGGCCTCCTCGGCGGCGTAGGGAACCGCCTCCTTGACGCGCGGGTCGTCATAGGCAGACGGGCGGATCGGGCCGTTGCCGTTGAGGGCAGCCCGGATGACCGCCTCCTTGGCTGTCATCGCCTTCACCATCTGCCAGGCCAGCGCCTTGTTGCGGCTGTTGCGTGGGATGACGAAGGACCAGAACTCGGTGGTGCCGACGATGTCGCCGCCGCCGTTCACGGTGGCCGAGGCCGGCGGGGAGACGACCTTGATCTTGCCGGCATAGTTCGACTTCTGCGGATCGTTGAAGGCGAGATAGCGGCCGAAGGCGAAGTGGCACATGGCCAGGCGCCCGGTCTGCATCATGGTGATGACCTCGTCCTGCCGGAGCGCCGCGAAGTTGCGGGGCAGGATCTGCTTGGCGAAGAGATCGCGGAAGACCTCGAAGGTCTTCATCATGCCCGCCTCGTTGGGCACTACCTTCAGCGCCTCGTCGATGAAGGGGGCCTGATAGGCGAGCGACAGCGTGACCATATTGACGTAGCTCACGCCTTCCATGGCGAAGCCGTTCACGGGCACGTTGCCGTCGCGCCGGAAGGTTGTCTTCTCGGCGAAGGCGATCATGTCCTCGATTGTGCGCGGCGGGCCGGACAGCCCGCGCTCGGTGAAGAACGCTTCGTTGTAATGAAGGCCGGTGGTCGCATGGCGGAAGGGCACAGCGAAGGTTTCGTTGTCGACAGTGACGGCCTTGACCATTCCCGGCGAGACTTCCTGCCAATCCTCGATAGGGTCGCCCGCCGCGAGCTCGTTGATCGGCGCCATCAGCTTCAGGGCCCTCGGCACCGCGTTGGTGTTGAGCAGAAAGCCGACATCGAAGGATGTTTCGCCGAGGCTCGCCTCCCGCAGCAGGCGCTCGTGAAGTGGGCCAACGTCGAAGGTCGACCAGTTGAGGGCAACGCCGTTCGCCTTGCCCCATTCACCGAGGATGTCGCCGCCCTTGCCGCCGGCATCACCGGTGAGAGCGGTGCGATGGACGCGGTGGCCGATGATGTTGAGCGACTTCGACTGCGCGATAGCCGGCGTGAGGCCGGCCGCGAAGGGTAGGGCGCCGGCGCCGATCGCCAGCAGCGCCCGGCGGGACGGACGGATGAGGGACATGGGTTTCCTCCTAGAACGAATTTCTTGCCTGCCTGCGTTTGCGCAGGTCCAACGGATCGTCACGTCTCGAGTCCGGCGCGGGCTTACTCGCCGGAGAACAACTCCTTCACCGCCGCATCCGCAGCTTCGAAATGCTGGCTCATCGCGTTGAAGGCCGCGTTTGCATCGCCCGCCTTGATAGCTTCGAAGATGCGCACATGGCGCTCATAGGTCTCGCGCCATTCCGCCGGTCCCCGGTTTCCGCGTGAGTTGAAGATTTCCATGATCTCCGAGATGATGGGCCGGAGCGCGCGGATCTGGAACTTCAGCAGCCGGTTGCCCGACATGGTGCCAACCGCCTCGTGAAAGTCGAGATCGGCCTCGATCCAGGAAGGCACGTCACCAAGGCTCTCCTCCATGCGCGCCAGAATCGCGCCGAGATTGGCGAGTTCGGCCTCACTGCGCGCCTTCGCGGCGAGCCTCGTCGTCGGCGGCTCGAGAATTCGCCGAAGCTCGATGGCCTCATTGATACCCGTTGCGCTGCCGCGCACAGCGAAGCGAAAGAAGCGCCCAAGCGGCTCGGCGTCGAGATCGCGAATTCGCGTGACCTTGCCTTGCTGGATATGCACGACGCCCATGGCGGCGAGTTCACGGATAGCCTCGCGCGCCACTTGCTTGCTGACACCGAACGACGCGGCGATCCGCCCTTCCGAAGGCAATGCGTCGCCTGGCTTCAACCGCCCGTCCAGAATGGCCTGTGTCAGCTTCTCGATGACCGCTTCGCCAAGTCGCACGGGCGCAACGTCTTCAGCCCCGAGCAAAAGGTCGAGCGGATCGATGTCGACCGTCCCGTTCAATCCAGGTCCCTTTTTAAATGTCGATGTCTTGGCGGCAGGGCTGTTCGCCGCCCGTTGGCCGTTCGGGGCCGTGCCTGCCGACGGCGCGGCGCCACAAGGAGACTATGACAAAGTTGATGCGGCATTGCAACTATCCAACTTAGCAGATAAGTTGCTAGGCAAATATCGCACAGGGAGGAAGGCGTGACTGATCAAGAACGCTTGTCATCTGCCAGCCAGGCATTGGCCGAGGCGGAGATGCACAACGCGGGCGCCGTGATTCGGCGAGTGACGGCTCATCCGCTGCGGGCGATCCTGCCCAAGGCCCAGCGGACGTCCCAGGGCGACTATCCCTCCGTGGAAATTCTGGTTGTCGAGGTAGAGACCGCCGACGGCCTGATCGGCATCGGCGAGGGGCTAGCCCGTCGTGGTGCCAAGGGCTATGCGGCGCTCGTTGACGAGGCGCTCACACCGCGCCTCCTGGGGGAGGATTCGAGCCCTCGTCGCGCGTTGTGGCAACGGCTGCGCAATGCCCTCACCGGGCGGCCGGGAGGGCAGGTGGTCGAAGCGCTATCGGCCGTCGACATCGCCCTCTGGGATCTCGCGGGCAAACGCGCGGGCGAGCCGATCCACCGCCTGCTCGGCGGTATGGGGCGCGGCCGTGTGCCGGCCTATGCCTCGTCGATCAACTGGCTCGATGACGCGACTGTGGAGGCGGAGATCGCATCGGCGCTCGCATCGGGCTTCCGCGAGATCAAGGTCAAGCTCGGCCGGCCGGTCCCGGCGGCCATCGCCCGCGCCCGGCTTGCGCGTCGCCTGGCGGGTGACGACATCGCCCTCTATGTCGATGCCAACTGGGCCTATGACGTGGACGACGCCATGCGTGTCGGCCGGGCACTCGCCGACCTCGGCTATGATCTTTTCGAGGAGCCGATCGCGCCGCACGACCGCGCGGGCTATCGGCGCCTCGCCCAGCACCTGCCGATCAGGCTGGCGGCGGGGGAGAGCGACTATGTTGGCAGCGAGGCGCTGCAGCTGCTGGAGGATCGCTCGCTAGGCCTCATCCAGCCGGACGTGACACGCTCTGGCGGCATTACCGAGACTTGGCGGATAACGGAGCTGGCGGCAGCCTACCACACGGCCTATGCACCTCATGTGGGCTGGTCCGGCGCGATCTGCGTGGCGGCGAGCCTGCATCTGGCGGCGGCGGCCGAGACGACGCGCACCTTCGAGTGCATGGTTTATGACAATCCCCTGCGGGACGAGCTATGCGCGCCTGTGATCGGCAGCCACACGCAAATCATCGACGGCGGCGTCGCGATCCCACAAGGCCCGGGTCTGGGGGTGACGCTCGATTACGACGTTCTCGCCCGTCACCGCATCGCTTGAGGGCCTGATGGAACAACGATCACCGCTCCTGCCCGCCCTCGGGTTCATTGCTCCTGTCCAGCTCTTCGTCGGCGTCATCATCTTCATCCCGGCGCTTTACGTGTTCTGGCTCAGCCTGACGGAATCGTCCTTCGGGCAGGCGCCTGTCTTCGTCGGGCTCGCCAACTATGCCCGCGTGCTGGCCGACCCCTATTTCTGGAAGGCGCTCGTCAATACGGTCATTGTCGTCCTGATCGTCGTGCATGTGGAGCTTCTGCTTGGTCTCGGCATGGCGCTCCTGTTCGCGAGCGGCGTGCCTTTTCGACCGCTTCTTCTGGCCGCCGTGCTCGCACCCTATGCGGTCAGCGAGGTTTCGGCCGTCGTGATGTGGCGCTTCCTGTTCGATCCGGAAGTCGGCTTCGCGACGCAAGCGCTGACGGCTCTTGGTCTGCCGCCGCTGGAATGGGCGGTGGTGCCATGGCAGGGGCTGTTGCTCGTCTCGCTGCTCAGCATCTGGCTGCATCTGCCCTTCACTTTCGTGATCCTCTACGCGGCGCGGCTTGCCATTCCCGGTGAACTCTACGAGGCCGCGCAGATGGACGGAGCCAGCGGCTTCGCGCGGTTCCGCCGGGTCACCCTGCCACTTCTCGTGCCGGCGATGCTGATCGCCATGCTCTTCCGCTATATTTTCGCCTTCCGCCTGTTCTCCGAGGTGTGGCTGCTCACCGGCGGTGGCCCGGCGCGCCAGACGGAGGTGCTCGCGGTCTATCTCTATCTCGAGGCCTTCCGCTACAACGCCTTCGGCGACGCCGCCGCGACCGGCTGGCTCCTCGTGGTGGCATCGCTCGTCCTGGCGCTCTGGTATCTCCGGCGCCTCTACAAGGAGATGTTTGCGACCTATGCGCCGTAACCCGCTCCTCATGGCCCTCAAGGGCATCGCCATCCTGGTCGTGCTGGCCTGGTCGCTCATTCCTATCGCGATGATCATGGTGTCATCGTTCAAGACGGACCGCGACATCTTCGCCGTGCCGCCGCGTCTCGCGTTCCAGCCGACATGGACAAATTATGTCGCGTTATGGGAACGTTGGGGGGATTTCTTCCATGGCCTTCTCAACAGCCTCATCGTCACCGCCGGCGCGACCATCGTCGCGGTGCTGGCGAGCGCAGTGGCCGGCTACGCCTATTCCCGCTTCCGTCACAAGGTGCTGGCGGGATCGGCCTTTTTCCTTATTTTCATCCGTCTCATTCCACCCATCGTCATCACCTTGCCGCTGTTTCCGGCGGTGAACTGGCTGGGGCTGAACGACACTCATTTCATCCTGATCATCCTCTACGCCACCTTCTTCGTGTCCCTCGGCACGCTGGTCATGCGCACCTTCATCGACCAGATCCCCAAGGAGGTGGACGAGGCGGCCCATCTCGATGGCGCAAGCCGGCTGCAGGTGCTCTACAAGCTCATCCTGCCGTTGTCCGCCCAGGGCATGGTGGCGGTCGCAGTCTTCGTGATCGTCTATGCCTGGAACGAATTCCTGTTCGCCTTCATCTTCACCACGACGCGTGCAAAGACCGCGCCGCTCGTGCTGTCGGAAATGATAGGCGCCGTGGAAGGGGTGGAGTGGGGCGTCCTCTTCGCCGCCTCGACTGTCCAGCTTCTGCCGGTGCTCATCTTCGTGGTGCTCGCCCAGAAGCATCTCGTTGCCGGCCTGACGGCGGGGTCGACGAAAGGCTAGGGCATCGGCCCGAAAAGTGGAACGCGTTTTCGGGCAAAGCCGATGCACAGGCAAAGAGCTACAGCATCGGCAAGGCTCACGAGGAACCCCCAGAGGAAACAATGTCCGAAGGATCACACCAATGACCGATATCGCCGGGAACGACCTCAGGAGGGCCATGCAAACGGCCAATCCGGCGCTGAGCCGTTTCGATCCCTTGCCCCGGATCATTACTTTCGACGATTTCGACCGGGGCTTTTGCGGCTGGACGCAGCTTGTCGGCAATTATGAGGAGGACCTCGACAGCATGCTGCCCGGCTACGCGCAGCACCTGTCGCCGATGCTGTCGACCCTGCCGCATTGGGACGCCGGCTCCCACGGCAGCTTCGACGGCAGCTATGCGCTGAAGATCGCTACGCGGCCCCGCCGCGGCGCGCAGAACGTCGCGATCAAGCGCCTGACCTTCCGCCATGCGGGACCCATTCGCATAGAGGCCTATGTCACCTTCAAGCCGGAAGCGAGCGAGCTCAAGCTGTCCGAGGCGGATGTGCGCTCTTTCGGCTTCCTCTACGATCTCCAGGTCGGCGACAGGGCGGGCGAGGGCGGCGAGCGGGTGATGCCGCATCTGCGCTTCCTCAACGCGCTCGACGGCGAGCATGTCCAGCGCTGGCAGTTCAAGCCGCAGACCACCGCCTTCAAGCCGATCGGCCATGAGGACAAGACGGTCAGCCATTATCATCTGGCGCCGGAGGGGTGGGTCGACCTCCCGGGGGGAGAGCAGCGCCTCTGCTACAACGAGATCCCGACCAAGGTGAACTGGACGTATCTGTGCCTCGATTTCGACCTGGCGACCATGCAGTGCACCGGTTTCCGCTGCAATGACCGGGTGTTCGACGTATCCGGCTACGAGCCCATCCGCATCCCGGCCATGAAGAACCTCTGGTGCATGCTGAATCTCGCCTTCTTCGCCGAAACCGACACTGACAAGCGGGCTTTCCTGTATGTCGACAGTGTCTGCCTCTCGGGAGACTTCTGATGCTGCGTGAGAGCTTTGCTGCCATCGTGGCACGCAACGAAACCTGGACGGGCAAGAGCGCGACGGAGCCCTATGAGGCCGGCTGGGCCAACGAGGCGGTCGTTTTCGTGCGCGCGTTGAAACCTGTTACCGGCAAACCGGGCCGGGCAAGGATCGAGATCTCGCCGGATGGCATGCGCTGGGCACCGGAGGGGACGGAATTCGAGCTGCCGACCGAGAAGGATGGCATCGGCTTCGCCCGTGTCGAGCGCTTCGGCACCTGGATCCGTGTTACCGCGGATGTGCCCGACGGCGCAGCGATTACGGTTCTGGTGACACTGCATCTGAAGGCGTGACGGCGGCAAGCTTGGCTCCAATGCTAGCCGAAGTGTCATTCCTGGCGGCTAGTGAAACCGGCCGGGAAGGGAATCCAAAGGGCCAAGCTCGCGCTTCGTGGATCCCCTTCCCGGGCTGCTGCGCAGCCCGCCGGGGGATCACGCCGACCTTCCTGACCGCTTTTTCGCTCTCCCCAACCGCGGCGCGATCGGCTAACGATATATCCATTGAGATATTTCGGCGGTGGGGCAGGGCAGGCAACAATGGTCAATCAACTTGATATGCGGAGCCAGTTGGCTCGCATGGCGCGTTTCACCGGCGTGGTCGCCGTGGCGATGCTTGTCAGCCTTGGCAGCATAGTTGGCGCGCAGGCCAAGGATCCGGTCGTGTTCGCGGCGGCGAGCCTCAAGAACGCGCTCGACGCCATCAACGCCCAGTGGAAGGGCGAAACCTCCAGGCAGGCGACGGTCTCCTATGCGGCGAGCTCGGCACTCGCCAGGCAGATCGAATCCGGGGCGCCGGCCGACATCTTCATGTCGGCGGATCTCGACTGGATGGACTATCTGGCCAAGAAGGATCTCATCAAGCCGGATAGCCGCGTGACGCTGCTCGGCAACCGCATCGTGCTGATCGCGCCGAAGGACAGCCC
This portion of the Chelatococcus sp. YT9 genome encodes:
- a CDS encoding NAD(P)-dependent oxidoreductase, which gives rise to MSAIVPGQSVIGFIGIGTMGLPMALNVAKAGYELKVFDLSEKALAEAKAAGATPVASVAELARTSDVIITMLPDAPDVEKITLGQDGIESAAKPGTLYVDMSTIDPGTSRRVAERLAERGIRMIDSPVARGVENARAGTLALMIGGDKATVDEAMPLLRTMADTITYCGPIGNGVAMKLVNNFLSAGIVSTVAEACAIGLKAGLPLDMIVAISGATGTNNAWMHKLMPSKAFLGDFSPGFMTPLARKDQRLALAFAEDMGVPLTLGKAVFELLTQTAEVYPREDFTSILRVVGDGAGVKIRLSEADKPAT
- a CDS encoding extracellular solute-binding protein, translated to MSLIRPSRRALLAIGAGALPFAAGLTPAIAQSKSLNIIGHRVHRTALTGDAGGKGGDILGEWGKANGVALNWSTFDVGPLHERLLREASLGETSFDVGFLLNTNAVPRALKLMAPINELAAGDPIEDWQEVSPGMVKAVTVDNETFAVPFRHATTGLHYNEAFFTERGLSGPPRTIEDMIAFAEKTTFRRDGNVPVNGFAMEGVSYVNMVTLSLAYQAPFIDEALKVVPNEAGMMKTFEVFRDLFAKQILPRNFAALRQDEVITMMQTGRLAMCHFAFGRYLAFNDPQKSNYAGKIKVVSPPASATVNGGGDIVGTTEFWSFVIPRNSRNKALAWQMVKAMTAKEAVIRAALNGNGPIRPSAYDDPRVKEAVPYAAEEARALAVAKPPLPAFDKATEAGDILAQTVQAVALGQMKPGDAVAQLKQRVEPLVRS
- a CDS encoding FadR/GntR family transcriptional regulator — encoded protein: MNGTVDIDPLDLLLGAEDVAPVRLGEAVIEKLTQAILDGRLKPGDALPSEGRIAASFGVSKQVAREAIRELAAMGVVHIQQGKVTRIRDLDAEPLGRFFRFAVRGSATGINEAIELRRILEPPTTRLAAKARSEAELANLGAILARMEESLGDVPSWIEADLDFHEAVGTMSGNRLLKFQIRALRPIISEIMEIFNSRGNRGPAEWRETYERHVRIFEAIKAGDANAAFNAMSQHFEAADAAVKELFSGE
- a CDS encoding mandelate racemase/muconate lactonizing enzyme family protein, whose product is MTDQERLSSASQALAEAEMHNAGAVIRRVTAHPLRAILPKAQRTSQGDYPSVEILVVEVETADGLIGIGEGLARRGAKGYAALVDEALTPRLLGEDSSPRRALWQRLRNALTGRPGGQVVEALSAVDIALWDLAGKRAGEPIHRLLGGMGRGRVPAYASSINWLDDATVEAEIASALASGFREIKVKLGRPVPAAIARARLARRLAGDDIALYVDANWAYDVDDAMRVGRALADLGYDLFEEPIAPHDRAGYRRLAQHLPIRLAAGESDYVGSEALQLLEDRSLGLIQPDVTRSGGITETWRITELAAAYHTAYAPHVGWSGAICVAASLHLAAAAETTRTFECMVYDNPLRDELCAPVIGSHTQIIDGGVAIPQGPGLGVTLDYDVLARHRIA
- a CDS encoding sugar ABC transporter permease; its protein translation is MEQRSPLLPALGFIAPVQLFVGVIIFIPALYVFWLSLTESSFGQAPVFVGLANYARVLADPYFWKALVNTVIVVLIVVHVELLLGLGMALLFASGVPFRPLLLAAVLAPYAVSEVSAVVMWRFLFDPEVGFATQALTALGLPPLEWAVVPWQGLLLVSLLSIWLHLPFTFVILYAARLAIPGELYEAAQMDGASGFARFRRVTLPLLVPAMLIAMLFRYIFAFRLFSEVWLLTGGGPARQTEVLAVYLYLEAFRYNAFGDAAATGWLLVVASLVLALWYLRRLYKEMFATYAP
- a CDS encoding carbohydrate ABC transporter permease is translated as MRRNPLLMALKGIAILVVLAWSLIPIAMIMVSSFKTDRDIFAVPPRLAFQPTWTNYVALWERWGDFFHGLLNSLIVTAGATIVAVLASAVAGYAYSRFRHKVLAGSAFFLIFIRLIPPIVITLPLFPAVNWLGLNDTHFILIILYATFFVSLGTLVMRTFIDQIPKEVDEAAHLDGASRLQVLYKLILPLSAQGMVAVAVFVIVYAWNEFLFAFIFTTTRAKTAPLVLSEMIGAVEGVEWGVLFAASTVQLLPVLIFVVLAQKHLVAGLTAGSTKG
- a CDS encoding DUF6772 family protein; translation: MTDIAGNDLRRAMQTANPALSRFDPLPRIITFDDFDRGFCGWTQLVGNYEEDLDSMLPGYAQHLSPMLSTLPHWDAGSHGSFDGSYALKIATRPRRGAQNVAIKRLTFRHAGPIRIEAYVTFKPEASELKLSEADVRSFGFLYDLQVGDRAGEGGERVMPHLRFLNALDGEHVQRWQFKPQTTAFKPIGHEDKTVSHYHLAPEGWVDLPGGEQRLCYNEIPTKVNWTYLCLDFDLATMQCTGFRCNDRVFDVSGYEPIRIPAMKNLWCMLNLAFFAETDTDKRAFLYVDSVCLSGDF